In the Bacillus sp. 2205SS5-2 genome, one interval contains:
- a CDS encoding polysaccharide deacetylase family protein gives MKLILKRLAIILAIIVVVVIGMREWMNSRSFQLFGDISNRIETDEKVVALTFDDGPTEITSVILSILEKEDVKATFYLNGNMIERFPAETKMIIEAGHELGNHTFSHERMVFKSLETIQSEVERTSALIQVSGYEKMPTFRPPYGEKLITLPWYLSQNDIQTIMWNIEPESYPDVITSADNIKNHVIEKVEPGSIILLHVMFDDENRYSLEAVDGIITSLKEKGYKFKTVSELLKYE, from the coding sequence ATGAAACTCATTTTAAAAAGGCTGGCCATCATCCTAGCAATTATAGTAGTAGTGGTTATCGGGATGCGGGAGTGGATGAACTCCCGCTCTTTTCAATTGTTTGGTGACATTTCCAATCGGATCGAAACGGACGAAAAAGTAGTAGCCTTAACCTTTGATGATGGCCCAACTGAAATCACCTCAGTCATTCTGTCGATTTTAGAAAAAGAAGATGTGAAGGCTACGTTTTATCTGAACGGAAACATGATTGAAAGATTTCCAGCTGAAACAAAAATGATTATTGAAGCAGGTCATGAGCTTGGAAATCATACATTTTCTCATGAACGAATGGTGTTTAAGTCTTTGGAGACTATTCAATCAGAAGTAGAGCGAACATCGGCTTTAATTCAGGTATCAGGCTATGAGAAAATGCCTACATTTCGACCTCCTTACGGGGAAAAACTGATAACACTACCTTGGTATTTATCACAAAATGATATTCAAACGATCATGTGGAACATTGAACCAGAATCCTATCCGGACGTGATTACGAGCGCAGATAATATCAAAAATCATGTGATTGAAAAAGTGGAACCGGGTTCTATCATATTATTACATGTCATGTTTGATGATGAAAATAGATATTCATTAGAAGCCGTTGACGGAATCATTACTTCGTTAAAAGAAAAGGGATACAAATTCAAAACTGTTTCTGAGCTTCTCAAATATGAATGA